One Natrinema salaciae genomic region harbors:
- a CDS encoding MFS transporter: MSEEATYATAEIRTIALAVIAGVFFGGVATGVAFPTLPLLDERLVISAVMLSLILSANRIARLFMNTPAGTIIDQIGARKPMIFGLFTQALAPFGYIVGLNTPSTHLGTVPVLGDVSLPGVVFVLARLFWGVGSAFVFIGAFATITYVTTADNRGRWVGYMRGGQSLGFPTGLVVGGVLTDLASMQTAFLTAGLLALIAGTVATLVLPDVHGGAEGRAAKLREVPSLLAGNPTVVLIGYGNFTLRFLWGGIILSTLARYASEYGLELSALGAAGISGIVMGLGVLTSGSMTIVTGWVSDMVSDRTLLTIPAFLSMGVGFLVIAYVPTIEALLGAIVLVGGGMGAAAPALLAIMGDLTPGDELGRMGGVYQVMGDVGLSLGPLIAIPAVDLWFGYRLTYVICAALVLSCLTIVSLPLLRNPEVSRAGVKAD; the protein is encoded by the coding sequence ATGTCTGAGGAGGCGACGTACGCCACGGCGGAGATCAGGACGATCGCGCTCGCGGTCATCGCCGGCGTCTTCTTCGGCGGCGTAGCGACGGGCGTGGCCTTTCCGACGCTCCCGCTGCTCGACGAGCGACTCGTGATCAGTGCGGTCATGCTGAGCCTGATCCTCTCGGCCAATCGGATCGCGCGGCTGTTTATGAACACGCCGGCCGGGACGATCATCGACCAGATCGGCGCGCGGAAACCGATGATCTTCGGGCTGTTCACGCAGGCGCTGGCCCCGTTCGGGTACATCGTCGGCCTCAACACGCCGTCGACCCACCTCGGAACGGTGCCGGTGCTCGGCGACGTGTCGCTGCCGGGGGTCGTCTTCGTCCTGGCGCGGCTGTTCTGGGGCGTCGGCAGCGCGTTCGTGTTCATCGGCGCGTTCGCGACGATCACGTACGTCACGACGGCCGACAACCGCGGCCGGTGGGTCGGCTACATGCGCGGCGGACAGTCGCTCGGCTTCCCGACCGGCCTCGTCGTCGGCGGCGTGTTGACCGATCTCGCCAGCATGCAGACGGCGTTTCTCACCGCGGGCCTGCTCGCGCTGATCGCCGGCACCGTCGCGACGCTCGTCTTGCCCGACGTTCACGGCGGTGCGGAGGGCCGCGCCGCGAAGCTCCGGGAGGTGCCGTCGCTGCTCGCCGGCAACCCGACCGTCGTCCTGATCGGGTACGGGAACTTCACCCTCCGATTCCTCTGGGGCGGCATCATCCTCTCGACGCTCGCCCGCTACGCGAGCGAGTACGGGCTCGAGCTCTCCGCGCTCGGTGCGGCGGGTATCAGCGGTATCGTGATGGGGCTGGGCGTGCTCACCTCGGGATCGATGACGATCGTCACCGGGTGGGTGTCGGACATGGTCAGCGACCGGACGCTGCTGACGATCCCCGCGTTCCTGTCGATGGGCGTGGGCTTTCTGGTCATCGCCTACGTGCCGACGATCGAGGCGCTACTGGGGGCGATCGTGCTCGTCGGCGGCGGCATGGGCGCGGCCGCACCGGCGCTGCTCGCGATCATGGGCGATCTCACGCCCGGCGACGAACTCGGCCGAATGGGCGGCGTCTACCAGGTGATGGGCGACGTCGGACTCAGTCTCGGGCCGCTGATCGCGATTCCCGCGGTCGATCTCTGGTTCGGCTACCGGTTGACGTACGTCATCTGTGCCGCGCTCGTGTTGAGTTGTCTGACGATCGTCTCGCTCCCGCTGTTGCGGAATCCCGAGGTCTCGAGGGCGGGTGTGAAGGCGGATTGA
- a CDS encoding molybdopterin-dependent oxidoreductase: MTRISGATARVRPWLPPVAVALAAGLAAVGGSYLSVGRRPAFVATPIDRVVVAVSPDALVAVAITELGTLGHRLAFLTAIAITCVCFGLAALPGALLLWGRGPVADAVPVRGGTSIAGVVTGAVLSGAVAFGLTGSTISSVGSAVGAGFVLLVTAGTAVLVTGADAARGSVGRRRVLGAVGSAIGLSGLGLFVRGSGEESVPPGLEIPEDARSPVRDLLTRAETQSLAVDGLEPLVSTDFYEVDIANVNPAVDRGEWTLSITGAVEEELAYDFADIEAMTLEDRFVTLRCVGDQLNGRQMDSALWSGVPVERLLEEATPNGDRVVLHGADGYYNEFPLEALWPGLLAYRMNGRPLPRPHGAPLRALVPGHWGEINVKWLTEIEVRDEETMGYWEHRGWHGTGPVETVAKLWQVNRFGGGRVEVAGHAYAGTRGIEAVEVSTDGGDTWADAELSEPLPGEDVWRQWRHEYGAAGTHEVIVRARDGNGNLQIPEKDGPKPDGATGWVSKTVESR, from the coding sequence ATGACACGCATATCGGGGGCGACCGCGCGCGTCCGCCCGTGGCTGCCGCCGGTCGCCGTGGCGCTCGCTGCTGGCCTCGCCGCCGTAGGGGGCTCGTACCTGTCGGTCGGCAGACGGCCGGCCTTCGTCGCGACGCCGATCGATCGCGTCGTCGTCGCAGTGAGCCCCGACGCGCTCGTGGCCGTCGCGATCACCGAACTGGGGACGCTCGGCCACCGGTTGGCCTTCCTGACGGCCATCGCGATCACGTGCGTCTGCTTCGGACTGGCGGCCCTGCCCGGCGCGTTGCTCCTCTGGGGGCGCGGGCCCGTCGCCGACGCGGTGCCCGTTCGAGGCGGCACGTCCATCGCCGGCGTGGTCACCGGTGCGGTCCTGTCCGGCGCGGTCGCGTTCGGACTGACCGGCTCGACGATATCGAGCGTCGGCTCCGCCGTCGGGGCGGGTTTCGTCCTCCTGGTAACGGCCGGAACGGCCGTTCTCGTCACCGGCGCGGACGCCGCCCGTGGCTCCGTCGGTCGCCGACGGGTCCTCGGGGCCGTCGGATCGGCGATCGGTCTGAGCGGGCTCGGGCTCTTTGTCCGCGGATCCGGCGAGGAGTCGGTCCCGCCCGGGCTCGAGATCCCCGAGGACGCCCGGTCTCCGGTTCGAGACCTGCTCACGCGGGCGGAAACGCAGTCTCTCGCCGTCGATGGGCTCGAGCCGCTGGTCAGCACCGACTTCTACGAGGTCGACATCGCCAACGTGAACCCTGCCGTCGACCGCGGGGAGTGGACGCTCTCGATCACGGGTGCCGTCGAGGAGGAACTGGCGTACGACTTCGCGGATATCGAAGCCATGACCCTCGAGGACCGGTTCGTCACGTTGCGCTGCGTCGGCGACCAGCTCAACGGCCGGCAGATGGACTCCGCCCTCTGGAGCGGCGTGCCCGTCGAGCGGCTCCTCGAGGAAGCGACCCCCAACGGCGATCGGGTCGTCCTGCACGGTGCGGACGGCTACTACAACGAGTTCCCGCTCGAGGCGCTGTGGCCGGGGCTGCTGGCCTATCGTATGAACGGCCGCCCGCTGCCGCGGCCACACGGTGCTCCGCTGCGCGCGCTCGTCCCGGGCCACTGGGGCGAGATAAACGTGAAGTGGCTGACCGAGATCGAGGTCCGCGACGAGGAGACGATGGGCTACTGGGAGCACCGGGGCTGGCACGGCACCGGCCCGGTCGAGACCGTCGCCAAGCTCTGGCAGGTCAACCGTTTCGGCGGCGGTCGTGTCGAGGTGGCCGGCCACGCCTACGCCGGCACGCGCGGTATCGAGGCCGTCGAGGTCTCCACGGACGGTGGCGACACCTGGGCCGACGCCGAGCTGTCCGAACCGCTCCCGGGCGAGGACGTCTGGCGGCAGTGGCGACACGAGTACGGGGCGGCCGGAACGCACGAGGTGATCGTCCGGGCTCGAGACGGGAACGGAAACCTCCAGATCCCCGAGAAAGACGGGCCCAAGCCCGACGGTGCTACCGGCTGGGTGTCGAAGACCGTCGAGTCACGGTGA
- a CDS encoding ABC transporter substrate-binding protein yields MGITGAVAGCLGGGGGGDDEVHFITDYYNSSWESLWGDLESEFTDETDVNMNIEEGGMSGTQEGRLAQLIQSGNPPDANTSTFDQVADIWATDQLSTVDDVVSSIEEVNGELNVGGAFLGGDNIYQVPHGVYVSDFVYRQDVYDELGLEEPETFQDVLDNAQTIDESDMDIRGYGLAGMPTGKSQDEFQVLLASAGINGLGIRWKDAEARDELEIHFPEDVVTSVLQYMKDLSQYSPDPTSIGWAESLGGWVQGQYAQQYHLNAWPVGITALTAEGEDSDGLRGVAEATQVMAYPTWGEIDKDENWLSSPAPDGYHVFANGGNTDGAKQWFEWLYADSTERTVQFYAADPGRFLPSYADIIGSDAFQNQDIMQAHPHLLEKLQYVQDEIWGNHYGSVDEANVSSPEALYLQRQWFYGEMVNRVVTDSMSVQEAYDWGYGQLEDAFADAQEQFG; encoded by the coding sequence GTGGGAATTACTGGAGCCGTCGCGGGCTGTCTGGGTGGTGGCGGCGGCGGCGACGACGAGGTCCACTTCATCACGGACTACTACAACAGCTCGTGGGAATCCCTCTGGGGCGACCTCGAGTCGGAGTTCACGGACGAGACGGACGTCAACATGAACATCGAGGAGGGCGGGATGTCCGGCACCCAGGAGGGACGTCTGGCCCAGCTGATCCAGTCGGGGAACCCGCCGGACGCGAACACCTCGACGTTCGACCAGGTGGCAGACATCTGGGCGACCGACCAGCTCAGCACCGTCGACGACGTCGTCTCGTCGATCGAGGAGGTCAACGGGGAACTGAACGTCGGCGGGGCGTTCCTCGGAGGGGACAACATCTACCAGGTTCCCCACGGCGTGTACGTCTCTGACTTCGTGTACCGGCAGGACGTCTACGACGAGCTCGGGCTGGAGGAGCCGGAGACCTTCCAGGACGTCCTCGACAACGCCCAGACCATCGACGAATCGGACATGGACATTCGCGGGTACGGACTCGCGGGGATGCCGACCGGCAAGAGTCAGGACGAGTTTCAGGTGCTCCTGGCGAGCGCGGGCATCAACGGACTCGGCATTCGCTGGAAGGACGCCGAGGCCCGGGACGAACTCGAGATCCACTTCCCCGAAGACGTAGTGACGTCGGTGTTGCAGTACATGAAGGACCTCTCGCAGTACTCGCCCGACCCGACCAGCATCGGCTGGGCGGAGTCGCTCGGCGGATGGGTTCAGGGCCAGTACGCCCAGCAGTACCACCTCAACGCCTGGCCGGTCGGCATCACGGCACTAACGGCCGAAGGGGAGGACAGCGACGGCCTGCGCGGGGTGGCCGAGGCTACCCAGGTCATGGCGTATCCGACGTGGGGAGAGATCGACAAGGACGAGAACTGGCTGTCCTCCCCAGCGCCCGACGGCTACCACGTCTTCGCGAACGGCGGGAACACGGACGGCGCCAAGCAGTGGTTCGAGTGGCTCTACGCCGACAGCACGGAGCGAACCGTACAGTTCTACGCGGCGGACCCGGGACGGTTCCTGCCGAGTTACGCCGACATAATCGGGTCCGACGCGTTCCAGAATCAAGACATCATGCAGGCTCACCCCCACCTGCTCGAGAAGCTCCAGTACGTTCAGGACGAGATCTGGGGCAACCACTACGGTAGCGTCGACGAGGCCAACGTCTCCTCGCCCGAGGCGCTGTACCTGCAGCGACAGTGGTTCTACGGCGAGATGGTCAACCGCGTGGTCACCGACTCGATGTCCGTACAGGAGGCCTACGACTGGGGCTACGGGCAGCTCGAGGACGCCTTCGCGGACGCCCAGGAACAGTTCGGATAA
- a CDS encoding carbohydrate ABC transporter permease — protein sequence MAGETGESVRPRRSFIPWDDLPVSQETVTGVGTILPVVVLYILIALLPIGFAFWASLHDIHTLNPVWEWAGISNYSAVLELSRFWGSLWRGIIYMVGSTLLQLAVGLWMALVLNRITYGQKLLTAVVFTAYLIPTIIVSLVALRVFDPQGGVFQMMGADWFSLWGGGEAPLGSRTWAMPLLILIGSWKFSVFITIFTLAQLRAIPNRFYEAAKVCGANRWQMFRDITLPRLMGIILVVVLLRSVFMFNKFDIIWQLTQGGPGNATTTLPVLAYKTVYTDQAYGLANAISVVMFLFLLVAAIGYFMVFNPSEEVETTT from the coding sequence ATGGCTGGTGAAACTGGAGAATCGGTTCGACCGCGCAGGTCGTTCATCCCGTGGGACGACCTGCCCGTGAGTCAGGAGACCGTCACCGGAGTGGGGACTATTCTCCCGGTCGTCGTACTGTACATCCTGATCGCGTTGCTCCCGATTGGCTTCGCGTTCTGGGCATCGTTACACGATATCCACACGCTCAATCCGGTGTGGGAGTGGGCCGGTATCTCGAACTACTCGGCCGTCCTCGAGCTCTCGCGGTTCTGGGGCTCGCTGTGGCGTGGGATCATCTACATGGTCGGCAGCACGCTCCTCCAGCTCGCCGTCGGCCTCTGGATGGCGCTCGTACTCAACCGGATCACCTACGGGCAGAAGCTGCTGACCGCGGTGGTCTTCACGGCCTACCTGATCCCGACGATCATCGTCTCGCTGGTCGCGCTTCGGGTGTTCGACCCGCAGGGAGGCGTGTTTCAGATGATGGGGGCCGACTGGTTCAGTCTCTGGGGGGGCGGTGAGGCACCCCTGGGATCGCGGACGTGGGCGATGCCCCTGCTGATCCTCATCGGGAGCTGGAAGTTCTCCGTCTTCATCACCATCTTCACGCTCGCACAGCTTCGCGCGATTCCGAACCGGTTCTACGAGGCGGCGAAGGTGTGCGGCGCGAATCGCTGGCAGATGTTCCGGGATATCACGCTGCCGCGTCTCATGGGGATCATCCTGGTCGTCGTCCTGCTCCGCTCGGTCTTCATGTTCAACAAGTTCGACATCATCTGGCAGCTCACGCAGGGCGGCCCCGGTAACGCCACGACGACGCTGCCAGTGCTCGCGTACAAGACGGTCTACACCGATCAGGCGTACGGACTTGCGAACGCGATCTCCGTCGTCATGTTCCTCTTCCTGCTCGTGGCGGCGATCGGCTACTTCATGGTCTTCAATCCGAGCGAGGAGGTGGAAACGACAACATGA
- a CDS encoding carbohydrate ABC transporter permease, which yields MSQSEPPGGVFGLSYDSETNIFEALKLVSTAIIVLVGVWPIYWMTQLAFTEYRVVEDTVTAFPTPDIFSLGNFTILTDPVVYTYIFNTTVVAIGTIVTVIVVSLVAGYGLARLDFPQKENFARVLLIGYLFSPIVIGIPLYQIWRGIGLLGTRVGLIIALSAISMPFAVWLMWKYIMTIPEAHEEAAWVDGASRWRGFRDVVVPQCRPAIIAAALFAFALAWNDFTFAQILLPSTDTTTFAPGILREMSQSQFLPDGYLMAVSLAMTLPPLLFAYFMQSYLLKGFQVRAL from the coding sequence ATGAGTCAGAGCGAACCCCCGGGAGGCGTCTTCGGCCTCTCATACGACAGTGAAACGAATATCTTCGAGGCATTGAAACTCGTCAGCACCGCGATCATCGTCCTCGTCGGTGTCTGGCCGATCTACTGGATGACCCAGCTCGCGTTCACCGAGTACAGGGTCGTCGAAGACACGGTCACCGCCTTCCCCACGCCCGACATATTCAGCCTCGGCAACTTCACGATACTGACGGACCCGGTGGTGTACACGTACATCTTCAATACGACCGTGGTGGCCATCGGTACCATCGTCACGGTCATCGTCGTCTCGCTGGTCGCCGGGTACGGGCTCGCACGACTCGACTTCCCGCAGAAGGAGAACTTCGCGCGGGTCCTGCTGATCGGGTACCTCTTCAGTCCCATCGTCATCGGCATCCCGCTCTACCAGATCTGGCGCGGTATCGGCCTGCTCGGCACCCGCGTCGGGCTCATCATCGCACTGTCGGCCATCTCGATGCCCTTCGCGGTGTGGCTGATGTGGAAGTACATCATGACGATTCCGGAAGCCCACGAGGAGGCGGCCTGGGTCGATGGCGCATCGCGATGGCGGGGCTTCCGCGACGTCGTCGTGCCCCAGTGCCGACCGGCGATCATCGCCGCGGCCCTGTTCGCCTTCGCGCTCGCCTGGAACGACTTCACGTTCGCACAGATTCTCCTCCCGTCGACCGATACCACGACGTTCGCCCCCGGCATCCTCCGGGAGATGAGCCAGTCGCAGTTCCTGCCGGACGGCTACCTGATGGCAGTCTCGCTGGCCATGACGCTGCCGCCGCTGCTGTTCGCCTACTTCATGCAGAGCTACCTGCTGAAGGGGTTCCAGGTCCGAGCCCTCTGA
- a CDS encoding ABC transporter ATP-binding protein: MPDIEIQNLTKVYEESGNEIVAVDDVDLTIRDGEFVTLVGPSGCGKTTTLRCVAGLNKPTSGTVRFGDRDVTDKPVQERNIALLFQDIALYPHMSVKENIAYGLKIAGFSRDERMARVEEAAELLQITDQLEKMPADLSGGQQQRVALGRSLVRDPEVFLFDEPMSDLDAKLKAELRPVIEKVTDEIGCPTLYVTHDQEEAMTMSDRVAVINDGELEQVAPPKEIYDEPNSQFVSQFIGQPSTQFFEGNVRSVNGTTELMVGSYDYEFVREGLEGWEGDDVRVGLRPQYIRVSDDPADGIPATHLLDEPLGDATHSFFDTEFGEVVVVTDPDFEGKGKEYGLVFRDEYIQLFDAGSGVRIA; the protein is encoded by the coding sequence ATGCCAGACATCGAAATCCAGAACCTGACGAAGGTGTACGAGGAATCGGGCAACGAGATCGTCGCAGTAGACGACGTGGACCTGACGATCCGCGACGGCGAGTTCGTGACACTGGTGGGGCCGTCGGGCTGTGGCAAGACCACGACGCTCCGCTGTGTCGCCGGCCTGAACAAACCCACGAGCGGCACGGTCAGGTTCGGCGACCGCGACGTGACGGACAAGCCGGTCCAGGAGCGCAACATCGCGTTGCTCTTCCAGGATATCGCGCTGTACCCCCACATGAGCGTCAAGGAGAACATCGCCTACGGTCTCAAGATCGCCGGCTTCTCGCGCGACGAGCGCATGGCTCGCGTCGAGGAGGCCGCCGAGCTGCTCCAGATCACCGACCAGCTCGAGAAGATGCCCGCGGACCTCTCCGGCGGCCAGCAACAGCGCGTCGCGCTCGGCCGATCGCTCGTGCGCGACCCGGAAGTCTTCTTGTTCGACGAACCCATGTCGGACCTAGACGCCAAGCTCAAAGCCGAGTTACGCCCGGTCATCGAGAAGGTGACCGACGAGATCGGCTGCCCGACGCTGTACGTCACCCACGACCAGGAGGAGGCGATGACGATGTCCGATCGGGTCGCGGTCATCAACGACGGCGAGCTCGAGCAGGTCGCTCCGCCGAAGGAGATTTACGACGAACCGAACTCGCAGTTCGTCAGCCAGTTCATCGGCCAGCCGTCGACGCAGTTCTTCGAGGGGAACGTCAGGTCGGTCAACGGGACCACCGAACTGATGGTCGGCAGCTACGACTACGAATTCGTACGCGAAGGGCTCGAGGGATGGGAGGGCGACGACGTTCGCGTCGGCCTCCGGCCGCAGTACATCCGCGTCAGCGACGATCCCGCGGACGGTATCCCGGCGACGCACCTGCTGGACGAGCCCCTGGGCGATGCGACGCACAGCTTCTTCGACACGGAGTTCGGTGAAGTCGTCGTCGTCACCGACCCGGACTTCGAGGGCAAGGGGAAAGAGTACGGGCTCGTCTTCCGGGACGAGTACATCCAACTGTTCGACGCCGGCTCCGGCGTTCGGATCGCCTAA
- a CDS encoding RDD family protein yields the protein MIDWTLDGFFPTRRQPAPVLETADDFDVVLARGAAAAIDLFSCFVLIEAPALYIASVVFTDAYEALGGYIVPLSLLVLVPIYASYSFVLEWRYGRTPGKVNRGLLVVMADGSACTYRASAVRNLLLYVDLLGVPPVVVGFVTALATDGRRLGDRAAGTVVVRSTTPTDRDAAITADTDTSAAARTDRDREG from the coding sequence GTGATAGACTGGACGCTCGACGGGTTCTTTCCGACGCGGCGACAACCAGCGCCGGTACTGGAGACCGCAGACGACTTCGACGTGGTACTCGCCCGTGGCGCTGCGGCAGCGATCGACCTGTTCAGCTGCTTCGTACTGATCGAAGCGCCGGCGCTCTACATCGCGAGCGTGGTGTTCACCGACGCATACGAGGCGCTGGGAGGGTACATCGTCCCGCTCTCCCTGCTCGTGCTCGTGCCGATCTACGCCAGTTACTCGTTCGTCCTCGAGTGGCGCTACGGCCGGACGCCGGGGAAGGTCAATCGTGGCCTGCTGGTGGTCATGGCCGACGGCAGCGCGTGTACCTACCGCGCGAGCGCCGTGCGGAACCTCTTGCTGTACGTCGACCTCCTGGGAGTCCCACCGGTCGTGGTCGGCTTCGTGACGGCACTCGCGACCGACGGCCGGCGACTCGGCGACCGCGCGGCCGGAACGGTCGTCGTTCGGTCGACGACACCGACCGATCGGGACGCGGCGATCACGGCTGACACGGACACGAGTGCGGCCGCTCGGACGGATAGAGACCGAGAAGGCTGA
- a CDS encoding acyl-CoA dehydrogenase family protein, with amino-acid sequence MEYHDSEKAKEVAGRVEDFMDEVVIPREREALATGEEITVDEIHEMWDMAKERDLFAPQVPEEYGGQGLDFSDMLPSFEQVGRSLIGALAIRANAPQEGNMHTLEMVGTEEQKEEYLRPLVQGEISSAFAMTEPKVGAGSDPKMLQSTAVKDGDEWVVNGHKWWTSDGLGADFYLAMVRTDLDVHPYEGTSIILVPRDADGVEVQRNIPHLGDHITEREGGHAEVKFNNVRVPIENTVGEEGDGFRIAQLRLGGGRLTHCMRYSGMAERSLDIAKAYLQEREAFGTKLEEKQALRHRIADAETQLHAARTMIRHAARELDRSDARIEVAMSKMFTANVTNETIDLALQCCGGNGIGKDLPIAHFYENVRAFRIVDGADEVHRRSIARWAFDDVDETEIENTLEFDEDLRIDALDE; translated from the coding sequence ATGGAGTACCACGACTCCGAGAAAGCAAAGGAGGTTGCGGGCCGCGTAGAGGACTTTATGGACGAGGTCGTCATTCCGCGCGAGCGCGAGGCGCTGGCCACGGGCGAGGAGATTACGGTGGACGAGATCCACGAGATGTGGGACATGGCCAAGGAGCGCGACCTGTTCGCGCCCCAGGTCCCCGAGGAGTACGGCGGCCAGGGACTCGACTTCAGCGACATGCTGCCCTCGTTCGAACAGGTCGGCCGCTCGCTGATCGGCGCGCTGGCGATCCGCGCGAACGCGCCCCAGGAGGGGAACATGCACACCCTCGAGATGGTCGGCACCGAGGAACAGAAAGAGGAGTACCTCCGCCCGCTCGTGCAGGGCGAAATCTCCTCGGCGTTCGCGATGACCGAGCCCAAGGTCGGTGCCGGCTCGGACCCGAAGATGCTACAGAGCACCGCCGTCAAGGACGGCGACGAGTGGGTCGTCAACGGCCACAAGTGGTGGACCTCCGACGGGCTGGGTGCCGACTTCTACCTGGCGATGGTCCGGACCGATCTGGACGTCCACCCCTACGAGGGCACCTCGATCATCCTCGTCCCGCGTGACGCCGACGGCGTCGAAGTCCAGCGGAACATCCCCCATCTGGGCGACCACATCACCGAGCGCGAGGGCGGCCACGCCGAAGTGAAGTTTAACAACGTTCGCGTTCCCATCGAGAACACGGTCGGCGAGGAAGGTGACGGGTTCCGCATCGCCCAACTGCGACTCGGCGGCGGCCGACTCACCCACTGCATGCGCTACTCCGGGATGGCCGAACGCTCGCTCGACATCGCGAAGGCCTATCTGCAGGAGCGCGAGGCCTTCGGCACCAAACTCGAGGAGAAACAGGCGCTGCGCCACCGCATCGCCGACGCCGAGACGCAACTGCACGCCGCGCGAACGATGATCCGTCACGCCGCACGCGAACTCGACCGCAGCGACGCCCGTATCGAGGTCGCGATGTCGAAGATGTTCACGGCGAACGTCACCAACGAGACCATCGACCTCGCCCTGCAGTGCTGTGGGGGCAACGGGATCGGCAAGGACCTGCCGATCGCACACTTCTACGAGAACGTCCGCGCGTTCCGCATCGTCGACGGGGCCGACGAGGTCCACCGCCGCTCGATCGCCCGCTGGGCCTTCGACGACGTCGACGAGACCGAAATCGAGAACACGCTCGAGTTCGACGAGGACCTGCGTATCGACGCGCTCGACGAGTAA
- a CDS encoding thiolase family protein, translating into MNSAVIVDAVRTPFGKRDGSFRDTHPQDLAAEPLEALRERNGFEPETIEDVIYGCVTPVDEQGLNVGRLAPMVAGWGDVVPGVQLNRMCGSGQQAANFAAANVMAGQHDVLIAGGVEHMTRVPMGSDGDKPTDTYFEHFDELTTQGEGAERIAEEYDLSRTELDEIAADSQRRWKEAWDEGRYDDQIAPVETELDGEEVVVEQDEHPRPGTDVETLSELPLSFREEGEGFHHPGNSSGIVDGSCALLITSEEAAAEHGWEPMARIVQTEVVGVDPVTMLKGPIPATAGVLEKADMAVGDVDLFEVNEAFASVVAAWLEETGASWEDVNVNGGAIAHGHPLGATGAMLLTKLVHELERTGQDTALSTMCIGFGQGVATILERV; encoded by the coding sequence ATGAACTCCGCAGTCATCGTCGATGCCGTCCGGACGCCGTTCGGGAAACGCGACGGCTCGTTCAGGGACACGCATCCGCAGGATCTGGCCGCCGAACCGCTCGAGGCGCTGCGCGAGCGCAACGGGTTCGAACCGGAGACGATCGAAGACGTCATCTACGGCTGCGTCACGCCCGTAGACGAACAGGGACTCAACGTCGGCCGGCTCGCACCGATGGTCGCGGGCTGGGGCGACGTCGTTCCAGGAGTACAGCTCAACCGCATGTGCGGCTCGGGCCAGCAGGCGGCCAACTTCGCGGCCGCGAACGTCATGGCTGGCCAGCACGACGTCCTGATCGCGGGCGGCGTCGAGCACATGACCCGCGTGCCGATGGGGTCGGACGGCGACAAACCGACCGACACCTACTTCGAGCACTTCGACGAGTTGACCACCCAGGGCGAGGGTGCGGAGCGCATCGCCGAGGAGTACGACCTCTCGCGAACGGAACTCGACGAGATCGCCGCCGACTCGCAGCGCCGCTGGAAGGAGGCCTGGGACGAGGGCCGCTACGACGACCAGATCGCTCCAGTCGAAACCGAGCTCGACGGCGAGGAGGTCGTCGTCGAACAGGACGAACATCCCCGCCCCGGCACCGACGTAGAGACGCTCTCCGAACTGCCGCTGTCGTTCCGCGAGGAAGGCGAGGGCTTCCACCATCCCGGGAACTCCTCGGGGATCGTCGACGGCTCCTGTGCGCTCCTCATAACGAGCGAGGAAGCGGCCGCGGAACACGGCTGGGAGCCGATGGCCCGCATCGTCCAGACCGAAGTCGTCGGCGTCGACCCCGTCACGATGTTGAAGGGGCCGATCCCAGCAACCGCGGGCGTCCTCGAGAAGGCCGACATGGCCGTCGGCGACGTCGACCTGTTCGAGGTCAACGAGGCGTTCGCATCGGTCGTCGCCGCCTGGCTCGAGGAGACCGGCGCGTCGTGGGAGGACGTCAACGTCAACGGCGGCGCGATCGCCCACGGCCACCCGCTGGGCGCGACCGGCGCGATGTTGCTGACGAAACTGGTCCACGAACTCGAGCGTACCGGACAGGACACCGCGCTGTCGACCATGTGCATCGGCTTCGGTCAGGGCGTCGCGACGATCCTCGAGCGGGTCTGA